One window of Dendropsophus ebraccatus isolate aDenEbr1 chromosome 13, aDenEbr1.pat, whole genome shotgun sequence genomic DNA carries:
- the DIO3 gene encoding thyroxine 5-deiodinase, translated as MLHSPGAQHTCKLLKQVAACCLLLPRFLLTALMLWLLDFQCIRRRVLLTVKEEMPEREDPPLCVSDSNRMCTLESLKAVWHGQKLDYFKSAHLGSSAPNTEVVMLEGQRLSKILDFSQGHRPLVVNFGSCTUPPFMARLQAYHRLAAQHIDIADFLLVYIEEAHPSDGWVSTDASYQIPKHQSLQDRLRAAQLMLQGVPGCRVVVDTMSNASNAAYGAYFERLYIILDGKVVYQGGRGPEGYKISELRNWLDQYHNHMQNKGTLVIQI; from the coding sequence ATGCTGCACAGCCCCGGAGCCCAGCACACCTGCAAACTTCTCAAACAGGTGGCTGCCTGCTGCCTGCTGCTGCCGCGCTTCCTGCTCACTGCCCtcatgctgtggctgctggatttCCAGTGCATCAGAAGGAGGGTCCTCCTGACTGTGAAGGAGGAGATGCCGGAGAGAGAAGACCCCCCTCTGTGCGTCTCCGACTCCAACCGCATGTGCACGCTGGAGTCCCTCAAGGCTGTGTGGCACGGCCAAAAACTAGACTACTTCAAGTCAGCCCACCTGGGCAGCTCTGCCCCCAACACCGAGGTGGTGATGCTGGAGGGGCAGAGGCTCAGCAAGATCCTGGACTTCTCCCAAGGACATAGACCCCTGGTTGTGAATTTTGGCAGCTGCACCTGACCCCCCTTCATGGCTCGCCTGCAGGCGTATCACAGGCTGGCAGCCCAGCACATTGACATTGCAGATTTCCTGCTGGTGTATATAGAGGAAGCCCATCCTTCAGACGGCTGggtgagcacagatgcctcctacCAGATCCCAAAGCATCAGAGCCTCCAGGACAGGCTGAGGGCTGCCCAGCTCATGCTGCAGGGGGTGCCAGGCTGCAGGGTGGTGGTCGACACTATGTCCAATGCTTCCAATGCAGCCTATGGTGCCTACTTCGAGAGACTCTACATCATCCTGGATGGCAAGGTGGTCTACCAGGGGGGCAGAGGACCAGAGGGCTACAAGATCTCTGAACTGAGGAACTGGCTGGACCAATACCACAACCACATGCAGAACAAGGGCACCCTGGTCATCCAGATCTAA